The Sphingobacteriales bacterium genome window below encodes:
- a CDS encoding TerB family tellurite resistance protein, producing MKEHLSHLSNLVALIYEDGKLDKKELDLLYRIAERYDIDESEIITILNQQIDFEFHPPESEEEKKNQLKDLVKMMKIDGNINPSEMLLLKKIADKFSISENVLNELIEETK from the coding sequence ATGAAGGAACATCTGAGTCATCTTTCTAATCTGGTAGCACTTATTTATGAAGATGGTAAACTTGATAAAAAAGAGCTTGATTTGCTTTACAGAATAGCCGAACGTTACGATATCGATGAAAGTGAAATCATCACCATTTTAAATCAGCAAATTGATTTTGAATTTCATCCGCCTGAAAGTGAAGAAGAAAAGAAAAACCAACTGAAAGACCTTGTTAAAATGATGAAAATAGATGGCAACATCAACCCCTCAGAAATGCTTTTGCTGAAAAAAATAGCTGATAAGTTTTCAATCAGTGAAAATGTTCTCAATGAATTAATAGAAGAAACCAAATAA
- a CDS encoding ZIP family metal transporter: MKMNDLLGINPVLLALIATLFTWAVTALGSGMVFFFKSINKKILNSMLGFAAGVMIAASFWSLLKPAIEMAEQQGKIAWIPAIIGFLAGGAFLLLVDKLLPHIHIGLAVDKAEGIKTSWQRSVLLVLAITLHNIPEGLAVGVAFGALSHNPDAGVLTGAIALAIGIALQNFPEGAAVSIPLRREGFSRLKAFNYGQLSGIVEPVAGVIGAYLVLHITPLLPYALSFAAGAMIFVVVEELIPESQSGNESDLSSIGALLGFATMMLLDVALG, translated from the coding sequence ATGAAAATGAATGATTTGTTAGGGATTAATCCTGTCTTGCTTGCTTTAATAGCCACTTTATTTACATGGGCAGTTACAGCTTTAGGATCAGGGATGGTCTTTTTCTTCAAATCCATCAATAAGAAAATTCTGAACTCAATGTTGGGTTTCGCTGCCGGAGTAATGATAGCTGCCAGTTTCTGGTCTTTGCTAAAGCCTGCTATTGAAATGGCCGAACAACAGGGCAAAATTGCATGGATACCTGCCATCATAGGCTTTCTGGCTGGTGGTGCTTTTCTGTTATTGGTTGATAAACTTTTACCTCATATTCATATTGGTCTGGCGGTCGATAAAGCGGAAGGCATCAAAACTTCCTGGCAGAGAAGTGTGCTGCTGGTGCTGGCCATCACCTTGCACAACATTCCCGAAGGTCTGGCAGTTGGGGTTGCTTTCGGTGCATTGTCACACAATCCTGATGCTGGCGTTTTAACCGGAGCTATTGCACTCGCTATTGGCATTGCCCTCCAGAATTTTCCGGAAGGTGCTGCTGTTTCCATTCCACTCAGAAGAGAAGGTTTTTCAAGGCTGAAAGCCTTTAATTACGGACAGTTATCTGGAATTGTCGAACCTGTTGCAGGTGTTATTGGTGCCTATCTGGTTCTGCATATCACCCCATTGCTTCCTTATGCTCTCTCATTTGCTGCCGGAGCCATGATTTTTGTGGTAGTCGAAGAGCTGATCCCTGAATCACAAAGCGGCAACGAATCCGATTTATCCTCCATAGGAGCACTATTAGGCTTTGCTACCATGATGTTGCTGGATGTGGCGCTGGGATAA